Part of the Longimicrobium sp. genome, TCCCCGGCGCCTTCACCCCCACCGAGATCCTGCGCGCCCACGAAGCCGGCGCGGACCTGGTGAAGCTCTTTCCGGCGGATACGCTGGGGCCGGCGTTCCTCAAGGGCGTACTGGGGCCGATGCCCTTTCTGCGCATCATCCCCACCGGCGGGGTGACGCCGTACAACGTGGGCGACTGGCTGCATGCCGGCGCCGTGGCCGTGGGGCTGGGGAACGCGCTCGCCGACCCGCGCCTGGCCGCCGCCGGCGACTTCGCGGCGCTCACCGACCGCGCGCGCACCGTCTCGCGCGGCGTGGCGATGGCGCGCGCCAGCCTGGCCGGAGCCCCGCGATGAAGCGCGTCGTCTGCTTCGGCGAGCTCATGCTGCGCCTCTCGCCCCCGGGCGACGAGCGCCTCTTCCAGTCGCCCGCGCTGCGCACCTTCTTCGGCGGCAGCGAGGCGAACGTGGCGGTGAGCCTGGCGCACCTCGGCGTGCGCAGCGACTACGTCACGCGCCTCCCCTCCAACGCCGTCGGCGACGCCGCGCTTGGCGCCCTGCGCGCGGAAGGGGTGGGCGTGCGCGGCGTGGTGCGCGGCGGCGAGCGGCTGGGGATCTACTTCGTGGAATCGGGCGCCGACCTGCGCCCCATGCGCGTCGTCTACGACCGCGCGGGCTCCGCGTTCAGCGCTCTGGATCCGTCCGAGATCGACTGGGAGAGCCTGCTGCACGGCGCGGCCTGGCTGCACCTTTCGGGAATCACCCCCGCGCTGGGCGAGGGTCCCGCGCGGGCCGCCGCGCAGGCCGCGGAAGCCGCGCGCTCGCTGGGCGTGCGCGTGAGCGTGGACCTCAACTACCGCCCCGCGCTGTGGAAGGGCCGCGACCCCATCCCCGTGATGCGCCCGCTGGTCGCCGGCGCCAGCGTGCTGGTGGGGAACCCCGGCGCGGCGGCCGCCATGCTCGGCGTCGGCGCGGGCGCCGAGGCGTCCGAGAGCATCCGCCAGAGCGCGGAGCGGATCGCGGAGGAGCTGGGGATCGCCACGGTGGCGCTCACCCGGCGCGAAGTCATCTCCGCCAGCGAGCACGGCTGGAGCACCCTGCTCTACGACCGGCGCACGGCGGAGCTCCACACCAGCCGCCGCTACCAGGTGCGCGTGGTGGACCGCGTGGGCGGCGGCGACAGCTTCGCGGCCGCGCTCATTTTCGCCCTGCTGCAAGGGCGCGAGTGCAAGGACGCGATGGAGTTCGCCACCGCCGCCAGC contains:
- a CDS encoding sugar kinase translates to MKRVVCFGELMLRLSPPGDERLFQSPALRTFFGGSEANVAVSLAHLGVRSDYVTRLPSNAVGDAALGALRAEGVGVRGVVRGGERLGIYFVESGADLRPMRVVYDRAGSAFSALDPSEIDWESLLHGAAWLHLSGITPALGEGPARAAAQAAEAARSLGVRVSVDLNYRPALWKGRDPIPVMRPLVAGASVLVGNPGAAAAMLGVGAGAEASESIRQSAERIAEELGIATVALTRREVISASEHGWSTLLYDRRTAELHTSRRYQVRVVDRVGGGDSFAAALIFALLQGRECKDAMEFATAASALKLTIPGDFNRVSADEVERVLHSTH